Proteins encoded within one genomic window of Spirulina major PCC 6313:
- a CDS encoding single-stranded DNA-binding protein encodes MSLNVVNLVGRAGADPDVRYFESGSVLCKLTLAVNRPTSKTDQPDWFNLEIWGKTAEVAANYVRKGKLLGIQGELVIETWQDSRTGTERSKPVIRVIRLDLLGSKRDDAAGAAGYTDYGSGGEF; translated from the coding sequence ATGAGTTTAAACGTTGTGAATTTGGTGGGGCGTGCGGGGGCTGATCCGGATGTGCGCTATTTTGAGTCGGGGTCGGTGTTGTGCAAGTTGACGTTGGCAGTGAACCGACCGACGAGTAAGACGGATCAACCCGATTGGTTCAACCTGGAAATTTGGGGGAAGACGGCGGAAGTTGCAGCGAATTATGTGCGCAAGGGGAAGTTGTTGGGGATTCAGGGCGAGTTGGTGATTGAGACCTGGCAAGATAGCCGCACGGGGACGGAACGGTCGAAGCCGGTGATCCGGGTGATTCGCCTTGATTTGTTGGGGTCGAAGCGGGATGATGCGGCGGGGGCGGCAGGTTATACCGATTATGGTTCGGGGGGTGAGTTTTAG
- a CDS encoding rod shape-determining protein: MGIDLGTANTLVYVSGKGIVLQEPSVVAIDQDLKLPLAVGEDAKKMLGRTPGNVVALRPLRDGVIADFDTAELMLKHFIRQVHEGRTLVSPRIVIGIPSGVTGVERRAVMEAASQAGARDVYLIDEPVAAAIGAGLPVAEPTGNMIIDIGGGTTEVAVLSLQGTVLSESVRVAGDELSESITQYMKKVHNLVVGERTAEEIKIQIGSAYPLQGDEDLTMEVRGLHLLSGLPRTVTIKSTEVRDSMSEPLAVIVDAVKRTLERTPPELAADIIDRGIMLAGGGALLNGIDTLISHETGIVTHIAADPLSCVVLGTGRVLENFKQLERVFSSRSRVM, encoded by the coding sequence ATGGGAATCGACCTAGGGACAGCAAACACCCTGGTCTATGTCTCTGGAAAAGGGATTGTCTTGCAAGAGCCTTCCGTTGTTGCCATTGACCAAGACCTAAAATTACCCCTAGCCGTTGGTGAAGATGCCAAAAAAATGCTAGGTCGTACCCCCGGTAATGTGGTAGCCCTGCGTCCCCTCCGGGATGGGGTTATTGCAGACTTTGATACGGCTGAACTGATGCTGAAACACTTTATTCGGCAAGTCCATGAAGGCCGCACCCTAGTATCCCCCCGGATCGTGATTGGGATTCCCAGCGGTGTCACTGGTGTTGAACGGCGTGCCGTCATGGAAGCCGCTTCCCAAGCTGGGGCACGGGATGTGTACCTCATTGATGAACCCGTTGCCGCTGCCATTGGTGCAGGCTTGCCGGTGGCGGAACCCACCGGCAACATGATTATTGATATTGGTGGGGGAACCACAGAAGTAGCCGTCTTGAGCTTGCAGGGCACTGTCCTCAGTGAATCCGTGCGGGTTGCCGGGGATGAACTCAGCGAGTCGATTACCCAATACATGAAAAAGGTGCATAACCTGGTGGTTGGAGAACGCACCGCCGAAGAAATCAAAATCCAAATTGGTTCGGCCTATCCCTTACAAGGGGATGAGGACTTGACGATGGAAGTCCGGGGCTTGCATTTGCTGTCTGGGTTGCCCCGCACTGTGACGATTAAGTCCACAGAGGTGCGTGACAGTATGTCGGAACCCTTGGCGGTTATCGTTGATGCGGTGAAGCGTACCTTAGAACGGACTCCGCCTGAGTTGGCGGCGGATATTATCGATCGCGGCATTATGCTCGCGGGCGGTGGGGCACTTCTCAACGGCATTGATACCCTGATTAGCCATGAAACTGGCATTGTCACCCATATCGCGGCTGACCCCTTGAGTTGTGTGGTGCTCGGAACGGGCCGAGTGCTGGAGAACTTTAAGCAGTTAGAACGAGTCTTTAGCAGTCGCTCGCGCGTGATGTAG
- the mreC gene encoding rod shape-determining protein MreC, producing MFTVRRWWDRYGPKFFVTGLVLAIALFLRQTQGAFISELYYQAVQSFQPGPIPQERWADARVSELETKLVELEQQNQKLKELLDYSESFQGELITAPVIGRSVDHWWKQVTLGRGSESGIQTGYVVSSPGGLVGRVIKVTPNTSRVLLASDPTSKVGAKIARTSYMGYIRGRGSETAVMEFFDKVPDVKPGDKIVTSPASYLFPPGIPLGSVETVDLEKSPAPEVIVKLTAPFDYLEWVVIHPFQSRL from the coding sequence ATGTTTACAGTGCGCCGCTGGTGGGATCGCTACGGACCAAAGTTCTTTGTAACGGGTTTGGTGCTAGCGATCGCCCTATTCCTTCGTCAGACCCAAGGGGCGTTTATCTCCGAGTTGTACTACCAAGCTGTTCAATCCTTTCAGCCCGGCCCGATTCCCCAAGAACGCTGGGCTGATGCGCGAGTCTCTGAGTTAGAAACAAAGCTCGTGGAGCTTGAACAGCAAAACCAAAAACTCAAGGAACTCCTCGACTACAGTGAATCTTTCCAGGGAGAACTGATCACCGCTCCGGTCATTGGCCGCAGTGTTGATCATTGGTGGAAACAGGTTACCCTCGGTCGAGGTTCTGAGAGTGGGATTCAGACGGGATATGTGGTCAGCAGTCCGGGGGGCTTGGTGGGTCGGGTGATTAAAGTCACCCCCAATACGAGCCGTGTCCTGTTGGCGAGTGACCCGACGAGCAAAGTGGGGGCGAAGATTGCCCGCACAAGTTATATGGGCTATATCCGGGGCCGAGGCTCAGAAACAGCGGTGATGGAATTTTTTGACAAGGTTCCGGATGTGAAGCCCGGCGATAAGATTGTCACATCACCAGCGAGTTATCTATTTCCGCCGGGTATTCCCCTGGGTTCGGTGGAAACGGTGGATCTGGAAAAAAGCCCGGCCCCAGAGGTCATCGTTAAGCTAACCGCGCCCTTTGATTATCTGGAGTGGGTGGTGATTCATCCCTTTCAAAGTCGTCTCTAG
- the mreD gene encoding rod shape-determining protein MreD, whose protein sequence is MILPTRLPGTELLGIRPNWLLIWVVVWSVKRNVFQGAIAGIALGLIQDGLTAFDGVPVMDGIMPIDPSMPGVESDILLSYPSHIISLMLVGILTAKIQKQRYIQEDFISIALIVFGMAVVAETITAMQYSIQGLRNVALVWTEHQRIALSSAILSSLWAPVLYYPLNRWWEYLNDCNQST, encoded by the coding sequence ATGATTTTGCCGACCCGATTACCGGGGACTGAGTTGCTGGGGATTCGGCCGAATTGGCTGCTGATTTGGGTGGTGGTGTGGAGTGTAAAGCGCAATGTCTTCCAAGGGGCGATCGCTGGCATTGCCCTCGGTTTGATTCAAGATGGACTGACGGCCTTTGATGGTGTCCCCGTCATGGATGGCATTATGCCGATTGATCCCTCCATGCCTGGCGTTGAAAGCGATATTCTCCTGTCTTACCCCTCCCATATCATTAGCCTCATGCTCGTGGGCATTCTCACCGCTAAGATTCAAAAGCAACGCTACATCCAAGAAGACTTCATTTCCATTGCGCTGATTGTTTTTGGGATGGCGGTGGTGGCCGAAACAATTACCGCCATGCAGTACAGTATCCAAGGATTACGCAATGTGGCCCTCGTTTGGACGGAACATCAGCGCATTGCCCTATCTTCGGCGATTCTGAGTAGTCTCTGGGCCCCGGTGCTCTATTATCCCCTCAATCGCTGGTGGGAATACCTGAACGATTGCAATCAATCGACCTAA
- a CDS encoding S-methyl-5'-thioadenosine phosphorylase — MNPIKIGIIGGSGLYKMDALSAIAEVSLDTPYGPPSDALITGELNGTPVAFLARHGRNHHLTPSELPFRANIHAMKQLGVEYLISASAVGSLKGEIKPLDMVVPDQFIDRTQHRQATFFEAGIVAHIAFGDPVCPQLAKIVGDAVEAANFTDVDLHRGGTYVCMEGPAFSTKAESNLYRSWGASVIGMTNLTEAKLAREAEIAYATLALVTDYDCWHPDHDSVTVEMIIEHLHRNASNAQQVIQATVAQLAANPPQSDAHSALKYAILTPLNNAPPATKEKLAVILQKYL, encoded by the coding sequence ATGAATCCGATCAAAATTGGCATCATTGGCGGCAGTGGTCTCTACAAGATGGATGCCCTGAGCGCGATCGCAGAAGTCAGCCTCGACACCCCCTACGGCCCCCCCTCCGATGCCTTGATCACCGGCGAACTCAACGGCACACCCGTCGCCTTCCTCGCCCGCCATGGCCGCAACCACCACCTCACCCCCTCGGAACTCCCCTTCCGCGCCAACATCCACGCCATGAAGCAATTGGGTGTGGAATATCTGATCTCAGCATCGGCGGTGGGATCACTCAAAGGCGAGATTAAACCCCTCGACATGGTGGTGCCGGATCAATTCATCGATCGCACCCAACACCGCCAAGCCACTTTTTTTGAAGCGGGCATCGTCGCTCATATCGCCTTTGGTGATCCGGTTTGTCCCCAGTTGGCAAAAATTGTAGGCGATGCCGTCGAAGCCGCGAATTTCACCGACGTAGATCTCCATCGCGGCGGCACTTACGTCTGCATGGAAGGCCCTGCCTTTTCCACCAAAGCCGAATCGAACCTCTACCGTAGTTGGGGCGCAAGTGTGATTGGCATGACCAACCTCACCGAAGCCAAACTCGCCCGCGAGGCGGAAATCGCCTACGCCACCCTCGCCCTCGTCACCGATTACGACTGTTGGCATCCCGATCATGACAGCGTCACCGTCGAAATGATTATCGAGCACCTCCACCGCAATGCCAGTAATGCCCAACAGGTGATTCAAGCCACCGTAGCCCAGTTGGCAGCGAATCCCCCTCAATCCGATGCCCACAGCGCCCTCAAATACGCTATTCTCACGCCATTAAACAACGCGCCCCCAGCCACCAAAGAGAAGTTAGCGGTGATTTTGCAGAAGTATTTGTAA